A single region of the Undibacterium piscinae genome encodes:
- a CDS encoding DUF882 domain-containing protein, producing MPSRRSILKKSLLLTASGLFMGLRAPATLAQATQEGGALKESAAKSSQLTPPPDLFDSQALDLDFWLKPRTLDLVRPASGERVQLLYWKDGEMLDSAYQQVCHLLRDVNGKQAAAIDPKLLETLWATQAFIARFGMTKPLEILSGYRTAASNQRLIEEGIPAARKSLHLEGRAADIRISQLHEEVLGELIQSFRQGGVGFYYRPSAKGGWIHTDTGLQRKWKG from the coding sequence ATGCCATCACGCCGTAGCATACTGAAAAAATCCCTGCTACTCACCGCCTCCGGGCTGTTCATGGGGCTACGCGCCCCGGCAACTCTGGCGCAAGCGACACAAGAAGGCGGGGCGTTAAAAGAGAGCGCCGCCAAATCTAGCCAACTGACTCCGCCGCCAGACTTATTTGACTCTCAGGCGTTAGACCTAGATTTCTGGCTAAAACCGCGCACCCTCGATCTGGTGCGCCCCGCCAGCGGCGAACGCGTACAGTTACTATACTGGAAAGACGGCGAAATGCTCGATTCCGCCTACCAGCAAGTCTGTCATTTACTGCGTGACGTCAATGGCAAACAAGCCGCCGCGATTGATCCAAAATTGCTGGAAACCCTGTGGGCGACCCAGGCCTTTATCGCACGCTTTGGCATGACCAAGCCCTTGGAAATCTTGTCCGGCTATCGCACGGCAGCATCGAACCAACGCCTGATTGAGGAAGGCATTCCGGCAGCGCGTAAATCGCTGCACCTGGAAGGCCGCGCTGCCGACATCCGCATCTCACAGTTACACGAAGAAGTGCTGGGTGAACTAATACAAAGCTTCAGGCAGGGCGGTGTCGGTTTTTATTATCGCCCAAGCGCCAAGGGCGGCTGGATCCATACCGATACCGGACTACAAAGGAAGTGGAAAGGCTAA
- a CDS encoding 6-phosphofructokinase, with the protein MASGKILVAQGGGPTAVINQSLAGVAMEARRFRQIERIYGARHGVRGIVDEDFVDLTQETSHNLELVANTPSSALGSTRDKPDEKYCQEIFKVLRAHEIEHFFYIGGNDSSDTVRIVSLEAQKANYPLRCIHIPKTIDNDLVGNDHTPGFPSAARFVAQAFAGANLDNAALPGVYVGVVMGRHAGFLTAASALGKKFPEDGPHLIYMPERNFVLENFLADVKATYARYGRCVVAVSEGIHDARGTPILSLLAKDLEHDAHGNVQLSGTGALADLLCEEIKAKLGIKRVRGDTFGYLQRSFIGCVSDVDQREAREVGEKAVQFAMWGNQNGSVAIRRTGFYSVDYDLLPLEAVAGKTRTMEDEFISASGTDVTDAFRLYLRPLLGSGMPDAFRLRFSPVEKVLKRI; encoded by the coding sequence TGGCGGTCCGACTGCGGTCATCAATCAGTCGCTGGCCGGCGTAGCAATGGAAGCGCGGCGTTTTCGCCAGATTGAGCGCATCTACGGTGCACGCCATGGAGTGCGCGGCATCGTCGATGAAGACTTCGTCGATCTGACGCAAGAGACCAGCCACAATCTGGAACTGGTCGCCAATACGCCCTCTTCCGCCTTAGGCTCTACCCGCGACAAGCCGGATGAAAAATATTGCCAGGAAATCTTCAAGGTCTTGCGCGCTCACGAGATAGAACATTTCTTTTACATCGGCGGTAACGACTCCTCCGACACCGTGCGCATCGTCAGCCTGGAAGCGCAAAAAGCCAACTATCCGCTGCGCTGTATCCACATCCCCAAGACCATCGATAACGACTTGGTCGGCAATGACCACACGCCAGGGTTCCCGTCCGCCGCACGCTTCGTGGCGCAGGCGTTTGCCGGTGCCAATCTGGATAACGCCGCCCTGCCGGGTGTGTATGTCGGCGTCGTGATGGGGCGCCATGCCGGTTTTTTAACCGCAGCCTCCGCGCTAGGCAAAAAATTTCCGGAAGACGGGCCGCACCTGATCTATATGCCGGAACGCAATTTTGTGCTGGAAAATTTCCTTGCCGACGTCAAGGCAACTTATGCACGCTATGGCCGCTGCGTGGTAGCGGTATCGGAAGGCATTCATGATGCCCGCGGCACGCCTATCCTGAGTTTACTGGCCAAGGATCTCGAGCATGACGCGCATGGCAATGTACAACTCTCAGGCACCGGTGCGCTAGCCGATTTGCTGTGTGAAGAAATCAAGGCAAAACTCGGCATCAAGCGCGTGCGCGGCGATACCTTTGGATACCTGCAACGCTCGTTCATCGGTTGCGTATCGGATGTCGATCAGCGTGAGGCGCGCGAGGTCGGCGAGAAAGCCGTGCAGTTTGCCATGTGGGGAAATCAAAACGGTTCGGTGGCGATCCGGCGCACCGGCTTTTACTCAGTCGATTACGATTTACTGCCGCTGGAAGCGGTAGCCGGAAAAACCCGCACCATGGAAGACGAGTTCATCAGCGCCAGCGGTACCGATGTCACCGATGCATTCCGACTGTATCTGCGTCCGCTGCTGGGATCAGGCATGCCCGATGCGTTTCGCCTGCGCTTTAGCCCGGTAGAAAAAGTACTAAAACGGATATAG
- a CDS encoding FMN-dependent NADH-azoreductase, translated as MNILQINSSVRADASHSSRLANEVVQRLLVANPDASLKLRDLGRTPQPMLDEAALQALFTPAEQRSAEQAARVALDDALIAEIQAADTLVLAAPMYNFAIPVQLKNWIDAISRAQVTFRYTANGPEGLLTGKKAYVVLTRGGVHLNMPSDTQTPYLQTFLAFLGISDVEFVYAEGLAMGADAEQAAFAAATRQIQQLIAA; from the coding sequence ATGAATATCTTGCAAATCAACTCTAGCGTACGTGCCGATGCTTCCCACTCCAGCCGTCTGGCCAATGAAGTGGTACAGCGCTTGCTGGTGGCTAATCCGGATGCCAGCCTTAAGCTGCGCGACTTGGGCCGCACGCCGCAGCCTATGCTTGACGAGGCCGCTTTACAGGCGCTGTTTACGCCGGCAGAGCAACGCAGCGCCGAACAAGCGGCACGCGTCGCCCTCGATGATGCCCTGATCGCCGAGATTCAGGCGGCCGATACCCTGGTGTTGGCTGCGCCCATGTATAACTTTGCGATACCGGTGCAATTGAAAAACTGGATTGATGCGATTTCGCGCGCTCAGGTCACTTTCCGCTACACTGCCAACGGCCCGGAAGGTTTGCTGACCGGTAAAAAAGCTTATGTCGTTTTGACGCGCGGCGGGGTTCACCTGAATATGCCTAGCGATACGCAGACACCGTATCTGCAGACCTTTCTTGCTTTTTTGGGAATCAGCGATGTCGAGTTTGTCTATGCTGAAGGTCTGGCGATGGGGGCAGATGCTGAACAAGCCGCGTTTGCCGCAGCGACCCGCCAGATACAGCAATTGATAGCGGCCTGA
- a CDS encoding DUF3147 family protein — protein sequence MLWIITKYLITAGVVVLVSELAKRSDRLGGLIAALPLVTILTLIWLHLEHQSEQKIANHAWYTFWYVVPTLPMFLVFPWLLPRLGFWLTLLASAVISIVSFGLFALIARRFGIELL from the coding sequence ATGCTCTGGATCATCACTAAATATCTAATCACGGCCGGTGTGGTGGTGCTCGTTTCTGAGCTGGCCAAACGGAGTGACCGGCTAGGCGGCTTGATCGCGGCGCTGCCTTTGGTGACCATTCTCACCCTGATCTGGCTGCATCTGGAGCATCAGTCCGAGCAGAAGATCGCCAATCATGCCTGGTACACGTTTTGGTATGTGGTGCCGACTTTGCCTATGTTTCTGGTCTTCCCTTGGTTGCTGCCACGTCTGGGATTTTGGCTGACCTTGCTGGCTAGTGCGGTGATCTCTATCGTCAGCTTCGGTCTGTTTGCGCTGATCGCCCGGCGTTTTGGTATTGAACTGTTGTAA
- a CDS encoding DUF885 domain-containing protein translates to MLGDKRYNDKLSDYSQAAIDAEARAEAVFLKRFLAIDSKGFNAQELLNKDLMVRQLSVDVEERRFKEWQMPVLQNSGLHLESAEMVPRLSFDTVKDYQDYLTRLKALPLAFDQITVQMHNGIKNKLMPPQFLIEKIARQCEDIAALSLDSSPFTLPLQKFPASFSEAEKQNLSAAIRAAVVQHVAPAYQKFAVFVARDYAPHGRQDVGVWSLPDGAERYKFQVKTSTTTDMDAEQIHQLGLREVARIEAQMLATAQKLGFTDLKSFNASVLVNPDLHPKSRQEILDKYIKYTEQMEAKLPQLFGRLPKAKMVVMAVPEFSEKEASGASYNNGTPDGSRPGQVMVNTSDFAERLTLPIESTALHEGLPGHHMQISIAQELEGLPEFRKQGGYNAYVEGWALYSERLGEELGFFQDPYSYYGHLQDEMLRAIRLVVDTGLHYKKWNRQQVVDFFHDHSGIEEVDVQSETDRYIVWPGQALGYKIGQLKIVELREYATQKLGKKFDLRAFHDEVLGAGALPLDVLEQRIHAWVNTQI, encoded by the coding sequence ATGCTAGGCGATAAGCGTTATAACGATAAGCTCAGTGACTATTCTCAAGCGGCGATTGATGCGGAAGCACGTGCCGAAGCCGTATTCTTAAAGCGTTTTCTTGCGATAGACAGCAAGGGTTTTAACGCTCAGGAATTGTTGAATAAAGACCTGATGGTGCGCCAACTCAGTGTCGACGTCGAAGAAAGACGCTTTAAAGAATGGCAGATGCCGGTGCTGCAAAATTCAGGTCTCCATCTGGAGTCGGCTGAAATGGTGCCGCGTCTATCGTTTGATACCGTTAAAGATTATCAGGACTACCTGACCAGGCTAAAAGCCCTGCCGCTGGCTTTTGATCAGATTACCGTGCAAATGCACAATGGCATCAAAAATAAGCTGATGCCGCCGCAATTCTTAATCGAAAAAATTGCACGTCAGTGTGAGGATATTGCCGCGCTAAGTCTGGATAGTTCGCCGTTTACTTTGCCGTTGCAAAAATTCCCAGCCAGTTTTTCTGAAGCCGAGAAGCAAAACCTGAGCGCCGCGATCCGTGCCGCAGTGGTGCAGCACGTGGCGCCTGCGTATCAGAAATTTGCCGTTTTTGTGGCCCGCGACTATGCGCCGCATGGCCGTCAGGATGTCGGGGTTTGGTCTTTGCCGGATGGTGCGGAACGTTATAAATTCCAGGTAAAAACCTCGACGACTACTGATATGGATGCGGAGCAAATCCATCAGTTAGGTTTGCGTGAAGTGGCGCGGATAGAAGCGCAGATGCTGGCAACGGCACAGAAGCTGGGTTTTACCGATCTGAAGAGCTTTAATGCCAGTGTCTTGGTTAACCCGGATCTGCATCCTAAATCGCGTCAGGAAATTCTCGATAAATACATCAAATACACTGAACAGATGGAGGCTAAATTGCCGCAGCTATTCGGCCGTTTGCCGAAAGCAAAAATGGTGGTGATGGCTGTGCCGGAGTTCAGCGAGAAAGAGGCGTCCGGCGCTTCCTACAATAACGGTACGCCGGATGGTTCGCGCCCTGGTCAGGTGATGGTCAATACCAGTGATTTTGCCGAACGTCTGACCTTGCCTATAGAGAGCACGGCTTTGCACGAAGGTTTGCCTGGCCATCACATGCAAATTTCTATCGCACAGGAATTAGAGGGTTTGCCGGAGTTCCGTAAGCAAGGCGGATATAACGCCTATGTGGAAGGCTGGGCGCTGTATTCGGAGCGTCTGGGTGAAGAGCTGGGTTTCTTTCAAGATCCGTATAGCTACTACGGGCATTTGCAGGATGAAATGCTGCGCGCGATACGTCTGGTGGTCGACACCGGCCTGCATTATAAAAAGTGGAACCGTCAGCAAGTGGTCGACTTCTTTCATGACCATTCCGGCATAGAGGAAGTCGATGTACAGAGCGAAACCGATCGCTACATAGTCTGGCCAGGGCAGGCGCTGGGCTACAAGATAGGTCAGCTCAAGATCGTCGAACTACGCGAATACGCGACTCAAAAGCTGGGCAAAAAATTTGATTTGCGCGCCTTCCATGACGAGGTGCTGGGTGCCGGTGCATTACCGCTGGATGTGCTGGAACAGCGCATCCATGCCTGGGTAAATACGCAAATATAA